A single genomic interval of Streptomyces showdoensis harbors:
- a CDS encoding enoyl-CoA hydratase/isomerase family protein produces MSGSGIRVERDKETGVAVVTLDRAEKHNAVTLEMARTLAETWRGFRYEDEVRAIVVTGAGGRAFCTGIDRTAAAGVPQPSSPYTIDDPLIAIGPKANDLWKPVIAAVEGMACGGAFYLLGEAEFLVAGENAAFFDPHTAYGMVSAFETIHMAQRMPYGEVARMALMGTAERVSARRAYETGLVSELTAPGGALAAAREAAAVIAGYPTEAVQGTVRALWSAREATRAQALAHAPHLVTLGNLPPDRQAGLFTRRTTEYRTR; encoded by the coding sequence ATGAGCGGCTCCGGGATCCGCGTCGAGCGGGACAAGGAGACCGGCGTCGCCGTCGTCACCCTCGACCGGGCCGAGAAGCACAACGCCGTCACCCTGGAGATGGCCCGGACGCTCGCCGAGACCTGGCGCGGCTTCCGCTACGAGGACGAGGTCCGCGCGATCGTCGTCACCGGCGCCGGCGGCCGCGCCTTCTGCACCGGCATCGACCGCACGGCCGCCGCCGGCGTGCCGCAGCCCTCCTCCCCGTACACGATCGACGACCCGCTGATCGCGATCGGCCCCAAGGCCAACGACCTGTGGAAGCCGGTGATCGCGGCCGTGGAGGGGATGGCCTGCGGCGGGGCCTTCTACCTGCTCGGCGAGGCCGAGTTCCTGGTGGCCGGCGAGAACGCCGCCTTCTTCGACCCGCACACCGCCTACGGGATGGTCTCCGCCTTCGAGACCATCCACATGGCCCAGCGCATGCCGTACGGGGAAGTCGCCCGGATGGCCCTGATGGGCACCGCCGAACGGGTCTCCGCCCGGCGCGCGTACGAGACCGGACTGGTCTCCGAGCTGACCGCACCCGGCGGGGCGCTGGCGGCGGCGCGGGAGGCCGCCGCCGTCATCGCGGGGTACCCGACCGAGGCCGTGCAGGGGACGGTCCGCGCCCTGTGGTCGGCCAGGGAGGCCACCCGCGCCCAGGCCCTCGCCCACGCGCCGCACCTGGTGACGCTCGGGAACCTGCCGCCGGACCGGCAGGCCGGGCTGTTCACGAGGAGGACGACGGAGTACCGGACGCGGTAG
- a CDS encoding Zn-ribbon domain-containing OB-fold protein: MALLTPVTDEDGAPFWEYTARGELRIQACAAPDCGELRFPPRPCCPHCQSFDSEWRLMSGRGRIWSYVLPHPPLLPDYAELAPYNAVLVELADAPRIRLAGNVVAAPDAPLNSVDPARLRIGAAVKVAFTEIDGVAVPRWLLERG; encoded by the coding sequence ATGGCCCTGCTCACCCCCGTCACCGACGAGGACGGCGCCCCCTTCTGGGAGTACACCGCCCGCGGCGAACTCCGCATCCAGGCCTGCGCGGCCCCCGACTGCGGCGAACTCCGCTTCCCGCCCCGCCCCTGCTGCCCGCACTGCCAGTCCTTCGACAGCGAGTGGCGGCTCATGTCCGGCCGCGGGCGGATCTGGTCCTACGTCCTCCCCCACCCGCCACTGCTCCCCGACTACGCCGAACTGGCCCCGTACAACGCGGTCCTCGTCGAACTCGCCGACGCCCCCCGCATCCGCCTCGCCGGCAACGTGGTCGCCGCCCCCGACGCCCCGCTGAACTCGGTCGACCCGGCGCGGCTGCGGATCGGCGCGGCCGTGAAGGTGGCGTTCACGGAGATCGACGGCGTCGCCGTCCCGCGCTGGCTGCTGGAGCGCGGATGA
- a CDS encoding lipid-transfer protein: MLKDATAIVGIGQTPFAKQLPESEKTLACRAILAALDDAGIAPSEVDAFASYTMEETDEVEVAKAIGAGDVTFFSKVGYGGGGSCATVGHLAAAVASGQATVGVAWRSRKRGSGPRPWKNTAVQLPTPGQWTRPFGLLRPADEIGMLARRYMHEYGATRDHLFNVALACRNRANQNPAAMMYERPLTREMYMTSRWISEPLCLFDNCLETDGALACVIVSAERARDCRQKPVYVHSVAQGLPAQHHGMVNYWNDDPLSGPAWTAARHLWKQADFGPEDIDVAQIYDAFTPLIPLSLEGYGFCGRGEGAAFTEGGALEIGGRLPLNTGGGGLSEAYVHGFNLINEGVKQLRGVSTAQVPDAATCLVTAGEGVPTSAILLRS, from the coding sequence GTGCTCAAGGACGCAACAGCCATCGTCGGGATAGGCCAGACCCCCTTCGCCAAACAGCTCCCGGAGTCGGAGAAGACCCTCGCCTGCCGGGCGATCCTCGCCGCCCTCGACGACGCCGGCATCGCCCCCTCCGAGGTCGACGCCTTCGCCTCGTACACCATGGAGGAGACCGACGAAGTCGAGGTCGCCAAGGCGATCGGCGCCGGGGACGTCACCTTCTTCTCCAAGGTGGGCTACGGGGGCGGCGGTTCCTGCGCCACCGTCGGGCACCTCGCCGCCGCCGTCGCCTCCGGACAGGCCACCGTCGGCGTCGCCTGGCGCTCCCGCAAGCGCGGCAGCGGGCCGCGCCCCTGGAAGAACACCGCCGTCCAGCTACCCACCCCCGGCCAGTGGACCCGCCCCTTCGGACTGCTCCGGCCCGCCGACGAGATCGGCATGCTCGCCCGCCGCTACATGCACGAGTACGGCGCCACCCGCGACCACCTCTTCAACGTGGCCCTGGCCTGCCGCAACCGGGCCAACCAGAACCCCGCCGCGATGATGTACGAGCGCCCGCTGACCCGCGAGATGTACATGACCTCCCGCTGGATCAGCGAACCCCTCTGCCTCTTCGACAACTGCCTGGAGACCGACGGGGCGCTGGCCTGCGTGATCGTCTCCGCCGAACGCGCCCGCGACTGCCGGCAGAAGCCCGTCTACGTGCACTCCGTCGCCCAGGGACTGCCCGCCCAGCACCACGGCATGGTCAACTACTGGAACGACGACCCGCTCTCCGGGCCCGCCTGGACCGCCGCCCGACACCTCTGGAAGCAGGCCGACTTCGGCCCCGAGGACATCGACGTCGCCCAGATCTACGACGCCTTCACCCCGCTGATCCCGCTCTCCCTGGAGGGCTACGGCTTCTGCGGCCGCGGCGAGGGCGCCGCCTTCACCGAAGGGGGCGCCCTGGAGATCGGCGGACGGCTGCCGCTCAACACCGGCGGCGGCGGGCTCTCCGAGGCCTACGTCCACGGCTTCAACCTCATCAACGAGGGCGTCAAGCAGCTCCGCGGCGTCTCCACCGCCCAGGTCCCCGACGCCGCCACCTGCCTGGTCACCGCCGGCGAAGGCGTCCCCACGTCCGCGATCCTGCTGAGGAGCTGA
- a CDS encoding FadD3 family acyl-CoA ligase, translating into MEWGSIPELVRRAAGRYAEREAVVDGRTRITYAELGERVERAAAACLAAGVRAGDRVGIWAPNTLDWIVSALGAVTAGAVLVPLNTRFKGAEAADVLVRSRARLLFVTGTFLGTSYVASLRRAGVELPDLERVVVFGDTAPDDPGYTTWKSFLSEGNDVPAAEVWNRAAAIRPSDPSDIIYTSGTTGRPKGAVITHGQTLRCYALWSELAGLREGDRYLIVNPFFHTFGYKAGIIACLQRGAVMVPQPVFNVDTVLANIAAERITVLPGPPTLHQSLLDHPARGSHDLSSLRLVVTGAAVVPLRLVERLRADLGVGTVLTAYGLSEASGIVSMCRRGDPAEVIARTSGRAVPGTELRLSETGEVLVRGFHVMSGYFEDPEATAAAIDPEGWLHTGDVGVLDESGNLRITDRIKDMFIVGGFNAYPAEIEQLLGLHPDVADVAVVGVPDPRLGEVGKAFAVRRPGSTLTADDLIAWSRREMANYKVPREVEFVPELPRNASGKVVKGELRSRSGG; encoded by the coding sequence ATGGAGTGGGGCTCGATACCGGAGTTGGTGCGCCGGGCCGCCGGGCGGTACGCGGAGCGCGAGGCGGTCGTCGACGGCCGCACCCGGATCACGTACGCCGAACTCGGCGAGCGCGTCGAACGCGCGGCGGCCGCCTGTCTGGCCGCCGGGGTGCGGGCCGGGGACCGGGTCGGGATCTGGGCGCCCAACACCCTCGACTGGATCGTCTCCGCCCTCGGCGCGGTCACCGCGGGCGCCGTCCTCGTCCCGCTCAACACCCGCTTCAAGGGCGCCGAGGCCGCCGACGTGCTGGTCCGCTCCCGGGCCCGGCTGCTCTTCGTCACCGGCACCTTCCTCGGCACCTCGTACGTGGCCTCGCTGCGCCGCGCGGGCGTGGAACTGCCCGACCTGGAGCGGGTGGTGGTCTTCGGCGACACGGCGCCCGACGACCCCGGCTACACCACATGGAAGTCCTTCCTCTCGGAGGGGAACGACGTCCCGGCCGCCGAGGTGTGGAACCGGGCCGCAGCGATCCGCCCGTCCGACCCCTCCGACATCATCTACACCTCCGGCACCACCGGCCGCCCCAAGGGGGCCGTCATCACCCACGGTCAGACCCTGCGCTGCTACGCCCTGTGGAGCGAGCTCGCCGGGCTGCGCGAGGGCGACCGCTATCTGATCGTGAACCCCTTCTTCCACACCTTCGGCTACAAGGCCGGCATCATCGCCTGCCTCCAGCGCGGCGCGGTGATGGTGCCGCAGCCCGTCTTCAACGTGGACACCGTCCTCGCCAACATCGCCGCCGAGCGGATCACCGTCCTGCCCGGCCCGCCCACCCTCCACCAGTCCCTCCTCGACCACCCCGCCCGCGGCTCCCACGACCTGAGCTCGCTGCGGCTGGTCGTCACCGGCGCGGCGGTCGTCCCGCTCCGCCTCGTGGAGCGGCTCCGCGCCGACCTGGGCGTCGGCACGGTCCTCACCGCGTACGGCCTCTCCGAGGCGAGCGGCATCGTCTCGATGTGCCGCCGGGGCGACCCGGCCGAGGTGATCGCGCGCACCTCCGGCCGCGCCGTCCCCGGCACGGAGCTGCGCCTGTCCGAGACGGGAGAGGTCCTGGTCCGCGGCTTCCACGTGATGTCCGGCTACTTCGAGGACCCGGAGGCGACGGCGGCCGCGATCGACCCGGAGGGCTGGCTGCACACCGGCGACGTGGGCGTCCTGGACGAGTCGGGCAACCTCCGGATCACCGACCGGATCAAGGACATGTTCATCGTCGGCGGCTTCAACGCCTACCCGGCGGAGATCGAGCAGCTCCTCGGCCTCCACCCCGACGTCGCCGACGTCGCCGTCGTCGGCGTCCCCGACCCCCGCCTCGGCGAGGTCGGCAAGGCTTTCGCGGTCCGCCGCCCCGGCTCGACGCTGACGGCGGACGACCTGATCGCCTGGTCCCGCCGGGAGATGGCCAACTACAAGGTGCCCCGCGAGGTCGAGTTCGTGCCGGAGCTGCCGCGGAACGCGAGCGGCAAGGTGGTGAAGGGCGAGCTCAGGTCGCGGTCGGGCGGCTGA
- a CDS encoding AfsR/SARP family transcriptional regulator — protein MDRVSGPRVPEQRPPATGSVGTGSGPAEEPRSRVPGNGAARDGGVGAGADAVTGAGADTSEGTGTSTGTGLGAVGPEGSRTGPGTGEGVPGGAGTTAGDGPADALRFGVLGPVRASRGDQVLPTGSPQQRALLAALLLRDGRTATAGELIDAIWGEEPPSQALAAVRTYASRLRKILNPGVLVSESGGYALRTTAPGLTLDLTEAHELAAEADKLRAAGQRCAARDRLNEALGRWEGETLASVPGPYADTQRTRLEEWRLQLLETRLDLDLEVGAHAEAVSELTALTAAHPLRERLRELLMLALYRSGRQAEALAVYADTRRLLADELGVDPNPELSRLQQRILQADAELARPVDEQPPAAAPVARPAQLPATVPDFTGRASFVRELGGRLATAEGHVMAVSALAGIGGVGKTTLAVHVAHEARPHFPDGQLYVDLQGAGSRAAAPETVLGAFLRALGTPDSAIPDSLDERAALYRSTLDGRRVLVLLDNARDAAQIRPLLPGTAGCAALVTSRIRMVDLAGAHLVDLDVMSPEEALQLFTRIVGTERVQSEREAALDVVAACGFLPLAIRIAASRLAARRTWTVSVLAAKLADERRRLDELQAGDLAVKATFELGYGQLEPAQARAFRLLGLADGPDISLAAAAAVLDLPEWETEDLLEALVDTSLVESAAPGRYRYHDLVRLYARACAERDEQPPAERELALSRLLDFYLSTASRVYAIERPGDRLVDHLEPTAYQGLVFTDRHAAQDWLYAEANCLLACVRQSATTAGTLRRAVDLLWAALDLGESGTNAKEFEAIASVVREAAHAFGDVRAEGRALMALAGVHHTAGRFEEADRDAMLSLPCAEAAGDPLPGCWSANARGIIALYQNRFEEGEVHLAHAIERFRGIGDRPGEASALCNLSRIHLAMGRTAQAIALAEEGTAIYDSIGHSLRGANGRYALGLALTEARQLGPAVERLREALEVFRDSRQRLWEGMTLFRLAEVDIAARRHAQAASNAEMALTVLRGIGGEWRRANVLTVLGRALGGIGQSGRAQVCWREALDVFEGLGSPEAAEVRELLDVTSAA, from the coding sequence ATGGACCGTGTGAGCGGGCCGCGGGTTCCGGAGCAACGGCCTCCGGCAACGGGTTCCGTCGGAACCGGCAGCGGGCCGGCCGAGGAACCGCGCTCCCGCGTGCCCGGAAACGGAGCGGCGCGCGACGGCGGCGTGGGCGCGGGCGCGGATGCCGTCACGGGGGCGGGCGCGGACACCTCCGAAGGCACCGGCACCAGCACCGGTACCGGCCTCGGAGCGGTCGGCCCGGAGGGCAGTCGCACTGGCCCCGGCACCGGCGAAGGCGTCCCCGGGGGCGCCGGCACCACCGCCGGCGACGGCCCGGCCGACGCCCTCCGCTTCGGCGTCCTCGGTCCCGTACGGGCCTCGCGGGGCGACCAGGTGCTGCCCACCGGCTCGCCGCAGCAGCGGGCCCTGCTCGCCGCGCTGCTCCTGCGCGACGGGCGGACCGCCACCGCCGGCGAGCTGATCGACGCCATCTGGGGCGAGGAACCGCCCTCGCAGGCGCTCGCCGCCGTCCGCACGTACGCCTCCCGGCTGCGCAAGATCCTGAACCCCGGCGTCCTCGTCAGCGAGTCCGGCGGCTACGCCCTGCGCACCACCGCGCCCGGCCTCACCCTCGACCTCACCGAGGCCCACGAGCTCGCCGCCGAGGCCGACAAGCTGCGCGCCGCCGGGCAGCGCTGCGCCGCCCGCGACCGGCTCAACGAGGCCCTCGGGCGCTGGGAGGGCGAGACCCTCGCCTCCGTGCCCGGGCCGTACGCCGACACCCAGCGCACCCGCCTGGAGGAATGGCGGCTCCAGCTCCTGGAGACCCGGCTCGACCTGGACCTGGAGGTCGGCGCCCACGCGGAGGCCGTCTCCGAGCTGACCGCGCTCACCGCCGCGCACCCGCTGCGCGAGCGCCTGCGCGAACTCCTCATGCTCGCGCTCTACCGCTCCGGGCGGCAGGCCGAGGCCCTCGCGGTCTACGCCGACACCCGGCGCCTCCTCGCCGACGAGCTCGGCGTCGACCCCAACCCCGAGCTCTCCCGGCTCCAGCAGCGCATCCTCCAGGCCGACGCCGAACTCGCCCGGCCCGTCGACGAGCAGCCCCCGGCCGCTGCCCCCGTCGCCCGCCCCGCCCAGCTGCCCGCCACCGTGCCCGACTTCACCGGCCGCGCCTCCTTCGTACGGGAGCTGGGCGGCCGGCTCGCCACCGCCGAGGGGCACGTCATGGCCGTCTCGGCGCTGGCCGGCATCGGCGGCGTCGGCAAGACCACCCTCGCCGTGCACGTGGCCCACGAGGCCCGCCCGCACTTCCCCGACGGACAGCTGTACGTGGACCTCCAGGGCGCCGGCTCCCGGGCCGCGGCGCCGGAGACCGTCCTCGGGGCCTTCCTGCGGGCCCTCGGCACCCCCGACTCCGCCATCCCCGACTCCCTCGACGAGCGGGCCGCGCTCTACCGCTCCACGCTCGACGGGCGCCGGGTCCTGGTGCTGCTCGACAACGCCCGGGACGCCGCCCAGATCCGGCCCCTGCTGCCCGGCACGGCCGGCTGCGCCGCGCTCGTCACCAGCCGCATCCGGATGGTCGACCTGGCCGGCGCGCACCTGGTCGACCTGGACGTGATGTCCCCCGAGGAGGCGCTCCAGCTCTTCACCCGGATCGTCGGCACCGAGCGGGTCCAGTCCGAGCGCGAGGCCGCCCTCGACGTCGTCGCCGCCTGCGGCTTCCTGCCGCTGGCCATCCGCATCGCCGCGTCCCGGCTGGCCGCCCGCCGCACCTGGACGGTCTCCGTGCTCGCCGCCAAGCTGGCCGACGAGCGGCGCCGACTGGACGAGCTCCAGGCCGGCGACCTGGCCGTCAAGGCCACCTTCGAGCTGGGCTACGGGCAGCTGGAGCCCGCCCAGGCCCGCGCCTTCCGGCTGCTCGGCCTCGCCGACGGGCCCGACATCTCGCTGGCCGCGGCCGCCGCCGTGCTGGACCTGCCGGAGTGGGAGACCGAGGACCTCCTGGAGGCCCTCGTCGACACCTCCCTCGTCGAGTCCGCCGCGCCGGGCCGCTACCGCTACCACGACCTCGTCCGCCTCTACGCGCGTGCCTGCGCCGAGCGCGACGAACAGCCGCCGGCCGAGCGGGAGCTGGCGCTCTCCCGGCTCCTGGACTTCTACCTGTCCACGGCCTCCCGGGTGTACGCCATCGAGCGCCCCGGCGACCGCCTCGTCGACCACCTGGAGCCGACCGCCTACCAGGGCCTCGTCTTCACCGACCGGCACGCCGCCCAGGACTGGCTCTACGCCGAGGCCAACTGCCTGCTGGCCTGCGTCCGCCAGTCGGCCACGACGGCGGGGACGCTGCGGCGGGCGGTGGACCTGCTGTGGGCGGCGCTGGACCTGGGCGAGTCCGGCACCAACGCGAAGGAGTTCGAGGCGATCGCCTCGGTCGTCCGCGAGGCGGCGCACGCCTTCGGGGACGTCCGCGCCGAGGGCCGGGCCCTGATGGCGCTGGCCGGCGTCCACCACACCGCGGGGCGGTTCGAGGAGGCCGACCGCGACGCGATGCTGTCGCTGCCCTGCGCCGAGGCGGCCGGGGACCCGCTGCCCGGCTGCTGGTCCGCGAACGCGCGGGGCATCATCGCCCTGTACCAGAACCGGTTCGAGGAGGGCGAGGTCCATCTCGCCCACGCCATCGAGCGGTTCCGGGGCATCGGCGACCGGCCCGGCGAGGCCAGCGCCCTGTGCAACCTGTCCCGGATCCACCTCGCCATGGGCCGCACCGCGCAGGCGATCGCGCTCGCCGAGGAGGGCACGGCGATCTACGACTCGATCGGGCACTCGCTGCGCGGCGCCAACGGGCGCTACGCGCTGGGCCTCGCGCTCACCGAGGCCCGGCAGCTCGGCCCGGCCGTAGAGCGGCTGCGGGAGGCGCTGGAGGTCTTCCGGGACAGCCGCCAGCGGCTGTGGGAGGGCATGACCCTGTTCCGGCTGGCGGAGGTGGACATCGCCGCGCGGCGGCACGCCCAGGCGGCGTCCAACGCCGAGATGGCGCTCACGGTCCTGCGGGGCATCGGCGGCGAATGGCGCCGGGCCAACGTGCTGACCGTGCTCGGGCGGGCCCTCGGCGGCATCGGCCAGTCGGGGCGCGCCCAGGTCTGCTGGCGGGAGGCGCTCGACGTCTTCGAGGGACTCGGCTCCCCCGAGGCGGCCGAGGTCCGCGAGCTGCTCGACGTCACCAGCGCGGCGTAG
- a CDS encoding amidohydrolase family protein, whose translation MESFPKIISVDDHTVEPPHVWQDRLPSRYRDTGPRIVRAPLKEMTFLGGKFAPVMGAKGDEGPIGDWWVYEDLHRPLTRLDTAVGYDRDEIRLEVITYEQMRPGSYSVPERLADMDVNHVQSALCFPTFPRFCGQTFTEAADRELGLLGVRAYNDWMVEEWCGPEARGRLIPLTLIPLWDPELAAAEVRRNAARGVRAVAFSEIPPHLGLPSVHTDHWDPFLRACDETGTVIAMHIGSSSRMPSTSADAPPAVGSTITFANCCFSMVDWLMSGKFERFPNLRIMYAEGQIGWIPYILERANVVWEENRGWGGVADKVLRPPSELFAEHVFGCFFDDAFGLRNLDAIGVGNVLYETDYPHSDSTWPKSREVGEAQMGHLAPDVVERIVRGNAIDLLGLTEDGLWRP comes from the coding sequence ATGGAGAGCTTCCCCAAGATCATCTCGGTGGACGACCACACCGTGGAGCCCCCGCACGTCTGGCAGGACCGGCTCCCGTCCCGCTATCGCGACACCGGCCCCCGGATCGTCCGCGCCCCGTTGAAGGAAATGACCTTTCTGGGCGGAAAGTTCGCCCCCGTCATGGGCGCCAAAGGGGACGAAGGTCCCATAGGCGACTGGTGGGTCTACGAGGACCTGCACCGTCCGCTGACCCGCCTCGACACCGCCGTCGGCTACGACCGCGACGAGATCCGGCTGGAGGTCATCACCTACGAGCAGATGCGGCCGGGCTCGTACTCGGTGCCCGAGCGGCTCGCCGACATGGACGTGAACCACGTCCAGTCGGCCCTCTGCTTCCCCACGTTCCCCCGGTTCTGTGGTCAGACCTTCACAGAAGCCGCCGATCGTGAACTCGGTCTCCTCGGCGTGCGCGCCTACAACGACTGGATGGTCGAGGAGTGGTGCGGCCCCGAGGCGCGGGGCCGGCTCATCCCGCTGACCCTGATCCCGCTCTGGGACCCGGAGCTCGCCGCCGCCGAGGTCCGCCGCAACGCGGCCAGGGGCGTGCGCGCGGTCGCGTTCTCCGAGATACCCCCGCACCTCGGGCTGCCCTCGGTCCACACCGACCACTGGGACCCCTTCCTGCGGGCCTGCGACGAGACCGGCACCGTGATCGCCATGCACATCGGCTCCTCCAGCCGGATGCCGTCCACCTCCGCCGACGCCCCGCCGGCCGTCGGCTCCACCATCACCTTCGCCAACTGCTGCTTCTCGATGGTCGACTGGCTGATGAGCGGCAAGTTCGAGCGCTTCCCCAACCTGCGGATCATGTACGCCGAGGGGCAGATCGGGTGGATCCCGTACATCCTGGAGCGCGCGAACGTCGTGTGGGAGGAGAACCGGGGCTGGGGCGGGGTCGCCGACAAGGTGCTGCGCCCGCCGTCGGAGCTCTTCGCGGAGCACGTCTTCGGCTGCTTCTTCGACGACGCCTTCGGGCTGCGCAACCTCGACGCCATCGGGGTGGGCAACGTCCTCTACGAGACCGACTACCCGCACTCGGACTCCACCTGGCCCAAGTCCCGCGAGGTGGGCGAGGCGCAGATGGGCCACCTGGCGCCGGACGTGGTCGAGCGGATCGTGCGCGGCAACGCGATCGACCTGCTGGGCCTCACCGAGGACGGCCTCTGGCGCCCCTAG
- a CDS encoding DUF2690 domain-containing protein, protein MRNLLRRTAQAGTALLLAAGALSLTGGSAQAATYDGNDPASTSCGGTTSTVRSAAMYDPTFGTHLGTIELRYNSGCRTAWARVSLDYAQFNCGNASAGKACAQAKVVRNSDGRSYSCTVAVGSSSCYTRMVNDAGVSSYAEGFADVAGGITYVRTGSY, encoded by the coding sequence ATGCGCAACCTGCTCCGCCGCACCGCCCAGGCCGGCACCGCCCTGCTGCTCGCCGCGGGAGCCCTCTCGCTGACCGGCGGTTCCGCCCAGGCCGCCACCTACGACGGCAACGACCCGGCCTCCACCAGCTGCGGCGGCACCACCAGCACCGTGCGGTCGGCGGCCATGTACGACCCGACCTTCGGCACCCACCTCGGCACCATCGAGCTGCGCTACAACTCCGGCTGCCGCACCGCCTGGGCGCGGGTCTCCCTCGACTACGCGCAGTTCAACTGCGGCAACGCCTCCGCGGGCAAGGCCTGCGCCCAGGCGAAGGTGGTCCGCAACTCCGACGGGCGCAGCTACTCCTGCACCGTCGCGGTGGGCAGCAGCTCCTGCTACACCCGCATGGTCAACGACGCCGGCGTCTCCTCCTACGCGGAGGGCTTCGCCGATGTCGCGGGCGGCATCACGTACGTGCGCACCGGCTCCTACTGA
- a CDS encoding DUF2690 domain-containing protein yields the protein MRNLLRRTAQAGTALLLAAGALTLTGGSAQAATYDGADPGSAGCGGTTSTVQSAAMTDQHGNRLGTLELRYNSGCRTAWARITMNYTQSACGNASAGVACPKAWVIRNSDGRQYTCTVTEGRSSCYTPMVNDAGVSSYAQSYTDTAGGTKYTRTGSY from the coding sequence ATGCGCAACCTGCTGCGCCGCACCGCCCAGGCCGGCACCGCCCTGCTCCTCGCCGCGGGCGCCCTCACCCTCACCGGCGGTTCCGCCCAGGCCGCCACCTACGACGGCGCCGACCCGGGCTCCGCCGGCTGCGGCGGCACCACCAGCACGGTCCAGTCCGCCGCGATGACCGACCAGCACGGCAACCGCCTGGGCACCCTGGAGCTCCGCTACAACTCGGGCTGTCGCACCGCCTGGGCCCGGATCACCATGAACTACACCCAGAGCGCCTGCGGCAACGCCTCGGCCGGCGTCGCCTGCCCCAAGGCGTGGGTCATCCGCAACTCCGACGGCCGCCAGTACACCTGCACCGTGACCGAGGGCCGCAGCTCCTGCTACACGCCGATGGTCAACGACGCCGGCGTCAGCTCCTACGCCCAGAGCTACACGGACACCGCGGGCGGCACCAAGTACACCCGCACCGGCAGCTACTGA
- a CDS encoding LLM class F420-dependent oxidoreductase has protein sequence MVVYGMQLPVQSQSTIYAEPWEAAAGPADLLAVARAADEHGFDYIASCEHVAVPRRMAAAMSTIWYDPVATLSFLAAATERVRLLSHVALVGLRHPLVSAKAYATLDHLSGGRLVLGVGAGHLPEEFETLGVDFAGRGGVLDETVDALHAALGQEEFPEHDGERFSFRDLGQRPRPAQERVPVWIGGSSPAAVRRAALKGDGWLPQGDPRDRLAEQIARLRRLRAEAGIEAPFTVGAIAEPLYVGQPGWETGRRTLTGKPQALAESLRAYGEMGVDQIQVRFRCRSRAELVDQMAAFAAEVAPHLT, from the coding sequence ATGGTGGTCTACGGCATGCAGCTGCCCGTCCAGTCCCAGAGCACGATCTACGCCGAGCCCTGGGAGGCCGCCGCGGGCCCCGCCGACCTCCTCGCGGTCGCCCGCGCCGCCGACGAGCACGGCTTCGACTACATCGCGAGCTGCGAGCACGTCGCCGTCCCGCGCCGGATGGCCGCGGCGATGAGCACGATCTGGTACGACCCGGTGGCCACCCTCTCGTTCCTGGCGGCCGCCACCGAGCGGGTCCGGCTGCTCTCCCACGTCGCCCTCGTCGGGCTGCGCCACCCGCTGGTCTCGGCCAAGGCGTACGCGACCCTCGACCACCTCTCCGGCGGACGGCTCGTCCTCGGGGTCGGGGCCGGGCACCTCCCGGAGGAGTTCGAGACGCTCGGGGTGGACTTCGCCGGGCGCGGCGGGGTGCTCGACGAGACCGTCGACGCGCTGCACGCGGCGCTGGGGCAGGAGGAGTTCCCGGAGCACGACGGGGAGCGCTTCTCCTTCCGGGACCTCGGGCAGCGGCCCCGGCCCGCCCAGGAGCGCGTCCCGGTCTGGATCGGCGGCTCCTCGCCCGCGGCCGTGCGCAGGGCGGCGCTCAAGGGGGACGGCTGGCTGCCGCAGGGCGACCCGCGCGACCGGCTCGCCGAGCAGATCGCGCGGCTGCGGCGGCTGCGCGCGGAGGCCGGGATCGAGGCGCCGTTCACCGTCGGGGCGATCGCCGAGCCGCTGTACGTGGGGCAGCCCGGCTGGGAGACCGGCCGGCGCACCCTGACCGGCAAGCCGCAGGCGCTCGCCGAGTCGCTGCGCGCCTACGGGGAGATGGGCGTGGACCAGATCCAGGTGCGGTTCCGCTGCCGGAGCCGGGCCGAACTCGTCGACCAGATGGCGGCCTTCGCCGCCGAGGTCGCTCCGCACCTCACCTAG